From the Vibrio ziniensis genome, the window GAAGCCTTTTTTGTCGAATTAAATCCTCAAATGGCAAAAATAAAAGGGCTAAAAGCACTATTTACCGGAGATCCAATAACTCTTCCGCATTATTTCAGCTCCAAAATGCAGAGTTGGGTACAAAGGACAGTCTCCGACAACAACATACAAAAAGCGTTAGTCTATTCGGGTTGTATGGCTCAGTATGTACTTAATATCAATCAGCCTCAGCTCCATAAAGTGATGCACTTTGCTGATATTGATTCCGATAAATGGAAACAATATGCAGGAAAATCTGCAGGAATGATGCGCTGGGTTTATAACCGGGAACATCGAACCTTAGAAAAATACGAAAAACATGTTGCCCGATCCTGCAACATAAGTTGCTTTATCTCAGATACTGAAACAGAGATGTTTCGATCACTGCTAGCTTCAGATCAAAGAAGAAAAGTTCAAACTCTGGGTAATGGTCTAGATAGTGAGTTTTTCTCTCCATCTGCAAAACATCATTTAGCTGAAAACTACCCTTTAGATAAACAAAATTTTTTAGTTTTTACAGGTGCCATGGACTACTGGGCAAACGCCGATGCCGTTGACTGGTTTGTAAAAAATGTTTGGCAGGATGTTCACCGTATTCAACCAGAGAGTTTATTTTACATAGTTGGTTCTTCACCAACGAAAGAAGTCATCGAGTTACAAAAATATCCCGGAGTTATTGTAACTGGCCGCGTTGAAGACGTAAGGCCTTACATGCATTATGCCAAAGCGTCTGTCGCTCCAATGCAAATTGCTCGAGGTATTCAGAACAAAATTCTCGAAGCAATGGCTATGGAGCTTCCTGTATTAACAACACAATTAGGCATAGAAGGTATCGATGACTACCCTACTGAGGCTGTATTCGTGTCGAACTCGGCTGAAAAACATAAAGAATGGGCAGTTAACTTACTCGGTCATGAAACTATTAAAGCTCATGCATCAAGAACTTGGTTAAAAAACAATTACAGTTGGGAAGCCAAACTGACATCTTTACTCAGTTATTTAGAGCATTCATATGAGCCCTAAACTAGTTTTTACTTTGAGAATTGGTTTACCCCTACTTGTTTGGCTATTAGTTTATTGGTCATCCTTGGAGAGCATGGTCGGTGTTTGGGCTAATTCAAAAACCTACGAACACTCTTACCTGATAGCACCAATCAGTTTATGGTTAGTATGGCAAAAAAAAGAACAAGTTAAAAACTATCCCCTAAACACTGCGTTCTTACCAATACTGCTTCTGGTACTTCCATGCCTGCTTTGGATTGTTGGGACGTTGGCTGGAGTTGCGTTTTTTGAACACATCGCGGCAATAACAACTCTCCAATTGATTCTATGGGCGGTCTTAGGTAATCAGCGAGCAAAACTGCTCCTTTTTCCTATATTTTACCTCACATTTTGCATCCCTTTCGGAGAAGAACTGATCCCTTATTTGCAAGAAGTTACGGCTTACTTATCTGTAATAATGATTCGATTGTCCGGAGTACCTGTATTTAGAGAAGGTATGTATTTAACGATTCCGAATGGTCAGTTCGAGGTCGCAGAAGCTTGCTCTGGCATAAGGTTTTTGATTTCCAGCATTGCACTTGGAACGCTATTTGCGAATTTCTTTTTTACTCAAAAATGGAAGTTATTTCTTTATGTCACATTTTCCTGCCTATTTCCTATCATTGCAAACAGTATACGTGCCTACGGAATAATTATGATTGGATACTTAAGTGATATGAAATATGCGACTGGAGCAGACCATCTTATCTATGGTTGGGTGTTTTTCTCGATAGTTATTGGCATCATGTTTTATATCGCTTGGGCTTTTCAAGACCGTGTTACAAAACAAGAAACGTTAAATATAGCATTGGCCAAAAACGCATTGCACTATAACCTAGCACCAACTCTGTTAATCGTAACTGTACTACTAAGCTCGTCAATTTGGCTAAATATCATCGAAAAAAAATCAAACTCATCAGAATCTAGTACATACCTACCATCAACCCAGATTAAAGATTCTAAATTAACAAATTGGAAAATCACATTGCCACCAGCAGATCAAGTATCAGTAATATCTAATCAAGATAATTCAGCAACTATTTTCCATGCTGTTTACCATAAAAGTAAAAGTCGTTCTGATTTAATCAACAGCAAAAATTCCATATACAACAAAGAAACATGGTCAATAAATGAAACCATACAATTAAACATAAATGGAAATAACGCAACAGGTGTATCATTAGTAAATTTAAATGGGAATTCTAAGAAAATAATCTATTGGCACTGTATAAACGACTACTGTTCAAATAACTCTATAAAATTAAAATTTATAAAAGCTTATTACTTACTCACCAACCAAGAAATATCCTCAAGTGTTACAGCAGTTAGTAGTGAAAGTTTGAATTTTCCAATGCTTGAAGACAATTTCCTGCACTACACGTCAAACGACGGCGAGAGGTTCGCGAATGAAAGATAATAGTTCAGGAATTCTCGGTAAAATATTTTCTCTATACGAGCCACCACCATTAACATTAATAATAAAATTATTTTTATTAGCTAAAAAAGACTTACTTAAACAAGTAAAAGTGGAGTACTAATATGTGTGGAATATCTGGAATCTTCAACTTACATAAAGCCCACAGCATTAGTCATGGTGTTTTACAACACATCAACAATACACAAAGTCATAGAGGGCCTGATGATGAAGGTTATTACATTGATGACTATGTTGGATTAGCTCATCGTCGCCTTTCTATTATCGATTTGTCCGGTGGACACCAACCCGTATTTAACGAAGACAAATCCGTGTGTGTAGTTTTCAATGGTGAAATTTATAATTTTCAACCTTTAGTCAATGAGTTAAGTGAACTAGGACATATTTTCTCAACACTATCTGACACTGAAGTAATTGTTCATGCATGGGAAGAGTGGGGAACAAAGTGTCTACAACGGTTTCAAGGGATGTTCACGTTCGCTCTGTGGGATAAAAGGCAGAGACAATTATTTATAGCTCGCGATCGTTTGGGTAAAAAGCCCCTCCATTACGCTATCACGGCCAAAGGGCAGCTAGTATTCGCTTCTGAATTGAAAGCGCTAGTAGCCCATCCAGATATTGATATAACTCTTCGTAATGAGATGACTGAAGAGTTTCTAATGTTTGGTTATATCCCAGATCCTTATACCGCTTATAAAAATATTTATAAATTGGATGCAGCTCATTATCTGCTCATCACTCCTGAAGCTAAAGTCACACAGAC encodes:
- a CDS encoding TIGR03087 family PEP-CTERM/XrtA system glycosyltransferase, which codes for MKEKLLYLCHRIPFPANKGDKITTCNILKFLNQHYEIYLGCFIDDPFDQQYKKDVQLLCKEAFFVELNPQMAKIKGLKALFTGDPITLPHYFSSKMQSWVQRTVSDNNIQKALVYSGCMAQYVLNINQPQLHKVMHFADIDSDKWKQYAGKSAGMMRWVYNREHRTLEKYEKHVARSCNISCFISDTETEMFRSLLASDQRRKVQTLGNGLDSEFFSPSAKHHLAENYPLDKQNFLVFTGAMDYWANADAVDWFVKNVWQDVHRIQPESLFYIVGSSPTKEVIELQKYPGVIVTGRVEDVRPYMHYAKASVAPMQIARGIQNKILEAMAMELPVLTTQLGIEGIDDYPTEAVFVSNSAEKHKEWAVNLLGHETIKAHASRTWLKNNYSWEAKLTSLLSYLEHSYEP
- the xrtA gene encoding exosortase A, which produces MSPKLVFTLRIGLPLLVWLLVYWSSLESMVGVWANSKTYEHSYLIAPISLWLVWQKKEQVKNYPLNTAFLPILLLVLPCLLWIVGTLAGVAFFEHIAAITTLQLILWAVLGNQRAKLLLFPIFYLTFCIPFGEELIPYLQEVTAYLSVIMIRLSGVPVFREGMYLTIPNGQFEVAEACSGIRFLISSIALGTLFANFFFTQKWKLFLYVTFSCLFPIIANSIRAYGIIMIGYLSDMKYATGADHLIYGWVFFSIVIGIMFYIAWAFQDRVTKQETLNIALAKNALHYNLAPTLLIVTVLLSSSIWLNIIEKKSNSSESSTYLPSTQIKDSKLTNWKITLPPADQVSVISNQDNSATIFHAVYHKSKSRSDLINSKNSIYNKETWSINETIQLNINGNNATGVSLVNLNGNSKKIIYWHCINDYCSNNSIKLKFIKAYYLLTNQEISSSVTAVSSESLNFPMLEDNFLHYTSNDGERFANER